The Candidatus Sphingomonas colombiensis genome contains the following window.
CGCGTAAATCGCGCCGCCGATCGCTACCCACAGCAATAGCGAACTACCGAGCATTACCCCGACACGCACGCTGAGCGGCAGTTTTTCCGGGCTCGGATGAACCGGCGCCGGCGCATCGAATGCGTCGAGCAACCGATCCTGCAACATGCGCACAGGCGATTCGCCCGCAGCCCTGCCCGCGATCCAGCGCGGTTCGGGCAGCGGTAGCGAATGCATCACGATATCGTCGCGATAACGGGGAGCCGGCTGTGCCATGGTTCTTATTCTGCCCCGCGCGCCGTTAACGATTGGTAAAATCGCCGGTTACGGGATCAGCCGCCGCACGATCAGTTCGGCCGCCTCCTCCGCCGTCATGCTGGTGGTATCGATGTGGATTTCGGGATCGTCCGGTGCCTCATAGGGCGAGTCGATGCCCGTGAAGTTCTTGAGCGCCCCGCTACGCGCCTTGGCATAAAGGCCCTTCACGTCACGCGCCTCGGCATCGGCGAGCGGCGTGTCGATATGCACCTCGATGAACTCGCCCGGCTGCATCATCCGCCGCACCATCTCGCGCTCGGCGCGGAATGGCGAGATGAACGCGGTGATGACGATCACGCCGGCATCGGTCATCAGCCGCGCGACCTCACCCACACGGCGGATATTCTCGACGCGATCAGCGTCGGTGAAGCCAAGATCCTTGTTGAGCCCGTGCCGCACGTTATCGCCATCGAGCAGGAAGGTATGGCGGTTCATCCGCGCCAGCTTCTTCTCGACGATATTGGCGATGGTCGATTTTCCAGCACCGGACAGGCCGGTAAACCACAAAACCATCGGCTTCTGGTTCTTGAGCGCGGCGCGCGCCTCGCGGCTCACGTCGAGCGCCTGCCAATGGACGTTCTGCGCGCGACGCAGGCTGAAGTGCAGCATCCCAGCCGCGACCGTCGCGTTGGTCAGCTTATCGATCAGCACGAAGCCGCCGAGTTGGCGGTTATCGGCATAAGGCTCGAACACGATCGGCCGGTCGGTGGAGAGATTGGCGACCCCGATCGCGTTCAGATCCAGCGTCTTGGCGGCGAGATGCTCCAGCGTGTTGACGTTTATCTGATATTTCGGCGCCTGCACCGTCGCGCTCACCGTCTGCGTCGCGAGCTTCAGCCAATATGAGCGGCCGGGGAGCATTTCCTCCTCCGCCATCCACACGATCGTCGCCTCGAACTGATCGGCGGCCTGTGGCGGCGCATCGGCGGTGGCGATCACGTCGCCACGTGAGCAATCCACCTCATCCGCAAGCGTAAGTGTAACCGATTGCCCCGCGACCGCCTCGTCGAGATCGCCATCCATCGTCACGATCCGCGCGACCTGTGATGTCTTGCCCGATGGCAATACGCGGACCGCGTCGCCCGGCTTGACGCGCCCGCTCGCGATCAGCCCGGCGAAGCCGCGGAAATCGAGATCCGGCCGGTTGACCCACTGCACCGGCAGGCGGAATGGCCGCGCCTGATCGCCTTCCGCATCCAGCGGCACATTTTCCAGATGTTCGATCAGCGTCGGCCCGCGATACCAGGGCGTATTAAGCGAGAGCGCAGTGATATTGTCGCCCTTGAACCCCGAAATCGGGATCGCGACGAAATCGGTGATGCCGATCGATCGAGCAAACGCGTCATAATCCGCGACGATGCTGTCGAACGTCGCCTGATCGTAACCGATCAGATCCATCTTGTTCACCGCCAGCACGACGTTGCGGATACCGATCAGGTGCGCGAGGTAGGAATGCCGCCGCGTCTGCGTAAGCACGCCCTTGCGCGCGTCGATCAGGATCACCGCCAGATCGGCGGTCGACGCACCGGTCACCATGTTGCGGGTATATTGTTCGTGACCCGGCGTATCGGCGACGATGAACTTGCGCTTTTCGGTCGCGAAGAAGCGATAGGCGACATCGATCGTGATGCCCTGTTCGCGCTCTGCGGCGAGGCCATCGACCAACAGGGCGAAATCGATCTCCTGCCCCTGCGTGCCAACCTTCTTCGAATCCGATTCGAGCGCGGCGAGCTGATCTTCGAAGATCATCTTCGAATCGTACAACAGCCGCCCGATCAGCGTGGACTTGCCATCATCCACGGAGCCGCAGGTGATGAAGCGCAGCAGCGATTTGTGCTGATGGCGATCGAGATAGGCATGGATATCCTCGGCGATCAGCGCATCCACCTGATAGGCGCTGTCGGAAGCGGGAACGGCCGTGGTCATCAGAAATACCCCTCCTGCTTCTTCTTCTCCATGCTCGCCGATCCCGCATCGCGATCGATCGCCCGCCCCTGCCGCTCGCTGGTGGTGGTGAGCAGCATTTCCTGGATCACCTCTTCGAGCGTCGCCGCCTCGCTCTCCACCGCGCCAGTCAGCGGGTAGCAGCCGAGCGTACGGAAACGGATCGAGCGCTCCACCGGCACCTCGCCTTCCGCCAGCGGAAAGCGGTCGTCATCGACCATCAACAGCAGCCCGTCGCGCTCCACCGTCGGGCGTGGTGCGGCGAAGTAAAGCGGGACGATCGGAATGTCGTTCAGCTGGATATATTGCCAGATATCCAGCTCGGTCCAATTGGAGATCGGGAAGACGCGGATGCTTTCGCCCTTCGCCTTTTTCGTATTGTAGAGGTTCCACAATTCAGGCCGCTGGTTCTTCGGATCCCAGCGGTGGCTAGCCGAGCGGAAGCTGATCACCCGCTCCTTCGCGCGGCTCTTTTCCTCGTCGCGCCGGGCGCCGCCGAACGCCGCGTCGAAGCCATAAAGGTCGAGCGCCTGCTTCAGCCCCTCAGTCTTCCACATATCGGTGTGGAGCGGGCCGTGATCGAACGGGTTGATCCCGCGCTCCTCGGCCTCCGGATTGCGATAGACGAGCAATTCCATGCCGCTCTCGCGCGCCATCCGATCGCGCAGTTCATACATCGCGCGGAACTTCCAGGTCGTATCGACATGGAGCAGCGGAAACGGCGGCGGCGCGGGATAGAAGGCCTTGCGCGCCAGATGCAGCATCACCGCCGAATCCTTGCCGACGGAATAGAGCATCACCGGCTTTTCACACTCCGCCACCACCTCGCGGATGATGTGGATCGATTCAGCCTCGAGCCGTTCGAGGTGAGTGAGAGTCGTCGCGTCGATCGTCATGGCTCGCGAATTGGGCGGCTGGCATTCGCGCGCCACCTCCCATATGGGAGGTAGATGGCATTCAGCCGGGTTGACGAGACGGATCTGCTGCTACCGCTCCACGCCGGGGCGCGGGAGGAGCCGCGCTGGGCGACCTTCCTTGCCCGCCTGCGCCAGCGCACCCGCGCCGACAATGCGCATCTGCTCACCGCCCCGTTGCCCCTCACTTTGCCCATGCCGCTGCCGGCGATCCCGCCCGACCGGCTGCGCCCCAATCGCGTTTACGCCGCCGCCGAACTTGATGAGTCCGCGCCCGGCAGCGACCTGCGCATCATGCGCGTCACGGAAGCGGGGGGCGCTAGCGCGATCCTTGCAATCACGAGCGTCGAACGCGCCTTCGCTGCGGCCGACAGCGCCCTGCTCTCCGCGCTTGCCCCGCATCTTGCCGTCGCGATCGCCGGGCTGGCGGAGAGCGAGCGACTACGTGCGCGCCTCGCGACCACGGAAGACGCGCTCACGCGTAACAGCACCGGGTGGATCACCTTCGACCGTGATGCGCGCGTGGTGGATCTGGATGCCGTCGCCGCGAGAACGCTACAAGCGCGCACCGGCATCGCCCCTGTCATCGGACAGCGACTTCGCACCGGTGACGCCGAGGCCGAGCGCCTTCTCCCGCTCGCCGCCAGCACCTTCGCCAGCGGATTCCGATACGTCGCCACGCGCAATCACGCTCTCGTCGACCGCCGCGCTTGACGCATTGCTGATCCCAGCCGCGCTCGGGATGACCGCGCTGATCCGCGTCTCGCCTCGCCCCGGCCCGGCGCGCCTCGCCGCGCTGGAGGCGCTTCACGGACTGACCCACAGCGAAGCCCGCCTCGCCGCCGCACTGGCCGATGGCGCCAGCATCGCGGAAGCCGGCGCGAGCATCGGGCTCACCATCGAAACCGCGCGCAACTATTCAAAACGGATTTACGCCAAGACCGGGGTGCGTGGTCAGAGCGAACTGGTCCGCCTGCTCTGCACCGGGGTTACCGCGCTGGCATGACCCCCGAAACGGACTCGGCAAGAAAAGCCATGCGAACGGGAACTTGCGCCGGCCTCGCCAGTTTCACTCGTTCAGCAGACCTCCCTTTCGAGCGGCGGCCGAACCCCTCCCTTGGCCGCCGCTCTTTTTTTCCCCCACACCATCATTTCCGCGTCACTCGCGTGCGGCGGTTGCCAGCCTGCCGCGCGCGCCATAGGGCAACGGACATGGAGCACAGGCGCGGCATCTCTCGGCTCAGCCACGGTTCAGGCGCATGCGTGTCGATGCAGGGCATGCCCGCATGGATCTTGCAGGAAATCGTCGCATGATATTGGCGCTATTGCTTCAGGCCGCCGCTCCGGTCGCCGCCACGCCGCCGGGGCCGGGCCAGCCGCCCGCCACGATGATGGTGGAACCGGCGGCGATGATGATTGCCGCCTGCGATCTGGATGGCGACGGCCGCACCACTGCGGCGGAGCTTCACACCTGTGTCGAGCGCAGTTTCGCCGCGATCGATACCGAGCATAAGGGCTCACTCGGCTATATCGCCTTCGCGGATTGGGCCGAGCGCTGGCTGGGTGATCGCAACGCGCTGCCCAGCCCGTTCGAAACCGATGCCGATGGTGACAATCGCATCACATTGATCGAATTGCAGACCAAGATGGCGCAGATTTTCCGCCGGCTCGATCGCGATCACGATGGCGTCGTCACCCGCGCCGAATGCCTGACGATCCGCGCAACCGTGCCCAGCGACCGCACGCCGCGCGACAAACACAAACCGAAATAGTCCACCGGGGCATTATCACCGCACAATGACCGACCGTTTCACCTTTTCGATCGCCGCCACGGATGGCGCGGCGCGCACCGGCACGATCGCGATGCAGCGCGGCGTGATCCGCACGCCCGCGTTCATGCCGGTCGGCACCGCCGCCACCGTCAAGGCGATGAAGCCCGCCGATGTCGCGGCATCGGGCGCGGATATCATCCTCGGCAACACCTATCACCTGATGCTCCGCCCCGGTGCGGAGCGGGTCGCGCGGCTCGGCGGCTTGCACGATTTCATGGGCTGGGACCGCCCGATCCTCACCGATTCCGGCGGCTATCAGGTGATGAGCCTCGCCGATCTCACCAAGCGCAGCGAGGAAGGCGTTTCATTCAAAAGCCACCTCGATGGCTCGCGCCACATGCTCTCGCCGGAACGCTCGATCGAGATTCAGCGACTGCTCGGCTCGAACATCATCATGGCGTTCGACGAACTGGTGCCCACCACATCGACCCGCGAGGTGCAAGCAGGGGCGATGGAACGATCGATGCGCTGGGCAAAGCGCAGCCGCGCGGCATTCGACGCCGGCGAAGAACATGCCGCGTCCAACGCGATCTTCGGCATCCAGCAGGGCGCGCTGGATCAGGGGCTGCGCAAGGCATCGGCCGACGCGCTGATCGATATCGGCTTTGATGGCTATGCGATCGGTGGCCTCGCGGTCGGCGAAGGGCAGGAGGCGATGTTCGGCTGCCTCGATTTCGCACCGGGCCAGTTGCCGGTCGATAAGCCGCGTTATCTGATGGGGGTCGGCAAGCCCGATGATATCGTCGGCGCGGTCGAGCGTGGGGTCGATATGTTCGATTGCGTGCTCCCCACCCGCTCCGGCCGCACCGGGCAGGCCTTCACCCGCACCGGCCCGATCAACATCCGCAACGCGCGCTTTTCAGAGGATATGGGGCCGCTCGATCCGGCGTGCGGCTGCCCGGTATGCGGCACATGGAGCCGCGCCTATCTTCATCATCTCGTCAGGGCGGGCGAAATTCTCGGCGCGATGCTGATGACCGAGCATAACATCTGGTTCTACGAAGCGTTGATGGCGGATCTGCGCGCAGCGATCGAAAGCGGTACGCTCCGCGCTTTCGCCGATGCGTTCCGCGCGCGATATTATGGGAATGAAGGAGAGTAAGCGTGTCCGACAATGAAGAACCCAATGAAATCCTCGCCGCCGCGCGCGACGCAAAGGCGCATGAAAAGGGCGCAGACGAGGCGAAGCGCGAACGGCGCACCCGCAACTGGAATCTCGGCAAGATCAGCCTGGGCGTAGGCATCGGTTCCGCCGCAGTCGCCGCCGCCGTCCTGTTCGCCAATCGCGACAGGAAATGAACGAAGCCGCCGCCCGTGTCGCCACCGCGCGACGCTGGTTCAGGCGGCTCGGGGCCACGACGATCACCGCCGCCCCCGGCGTGACGGTGATCGCCTCGCCCGATTATCCCGACACATGGGATGGCAATTTCGCGACAGCCGACGCGGGCGCGATACCGGCGGCGCTGTTTGACGCGCTCGACCGGCATCTCGCGCATTCGCCGTGGCACGTCGTCACCACCGACGCGCTGACCGATCCGGCGATCGAGGCCGCGCTGGCGCTCGCCGGCCATGTCGCCCAGCCGCCGGTGATCGAATTCATCACGCGCGATCCGCTCGCCTCGT
Protein-coding sequences here:
- the cysN gene encoding sulfate adenylyltransferase subunit CysN, with translation MTTAVPASDSAYQVDALIAEDIHAYLDRHQHKSLLRFITCGSVDDGKSTLIGRLLYDSKMIFEDQLAALESDSKKVGTQGQEIDFALLVDGLAAEREQGITIDVAYRFFATEKRKFIVADTPGHEQYTRNMVTGASTADLAVILIDARKGVLTQTRRHSYLAHLIGIRNVVLAVNKMDLIGYDQATFDSIVADYDAFARSIGITDFVAIPISGFKGDNITALSLNTPWYRGPTLIEHLENVPLDAEGDQARPFRLPVQWVNRPDLDFRGFAGLIASGRVKPGDAVRVLPSGKTSQVARIVTMDGDLDEAVAGQSVTLTLADEVDCSRGDVIATADAPPQAADQFEATIVWMAEEEMLPGRSYWLKLATQTVSATVQAPKYQINVNTLEHLAAKTLDLNAIGVANLSTDRPIVFEPYADNRQLGGFVLIDKLTNATVAAGMLHFSLRRAQNVHWQALDVSREARAALKNQKPMVLWFTGLSGAGKSTIANIVEKKLARMNRHTFLLDGDNVRHGLNKDLGFTDADRVENIRRVGEVARLMTDAGVIVITAFISPFRAEREMVRRMMQPGEFIEVHIDTPLADAEARDVKGLYAKARSGALKNFTGIDSPYEAPDDPEIHIDTTSMTAEEAAELIVRRLIP
- the cysD gene encoding sulfate adenylyltransferase subunit CysD → MTIDATTLTHLERLEAESIHIIREVVAECEKPVMLYSVGKDSAVMLHLARKAFYPAPPPFPLLHVDTTWKFRAMYELRDRMARESGMELLVYRNPEAEERGINPFDHGPLHTDMWKTEGLKQALDLYGFDAAFGGARRDEEKSRAKERVISFRSASHRWDPKNQRPELWNLYNTKKAKGESIRVFPISNWTELDIWQYIQLNDIPIVPLYFAAPRPTVERDGLLLMVDDDRFPLAEGEVPVERSIRFRTLGCYPLTGAVESEAATLEEVIQEMLLTTTSERQGRAIDRDAGSASMEKKKQEGYF
- the tgt gene encoding tRNA guanosine(34) transglycosylase Tgt, with protein sequence MTDRFTFSIAATDGAARTGTIAMQRGVIRTPAFMPVGTAATVKAMKPADVAASGADIILGNTYHLMLRPGAERVARLGGLHDFMGWDRPILTDSGGYQVMSLADLTKRSEEGVSFKSHLDGSRHMLSPERSIEIQRLLGSNIIMAFDELVPTTSTREVQAGAMERSMRWAKRSRAAFDAGEEHAASNAIFGIQQGALDQGLRKASADALIDIGFDGYAIGGLAVGEGQEAMFGCLDFAPGQLPVDKPRYLMGVGKPDDIVGAVERGVDMFDCVLPTRSGRTGQAFTRTGPINIRNARFSEDMGPLDPACGCPVCGTWSRAYLHHLVRAGEILGAMLMTEHNIWFYEALMADLRAAIESGTLRAFADAFRARYYGNEGE
- a CDS encoding EF-hand domain-containing protein, which produces MILALLLQAAAPVAATPPGPGQPPATMMVEPAAMMIAACDLDGDGRTTAAELHTCVERSFAAIDTEHKGSLGYIAFADWAERWLGDRNALPSPFETDADGDNRITLIELQTKMAQIFRRLDRDHDGVVTRAECLTIRATVPSDRTPRDKHKPK